CACACGACCCGAGCGCTTGAATGACCTACCCATCTTCGTCAGCGACGGCACAGTGCCACTCAGCCAAGTGGCTGACGTTTCGGTGGTATTCCAGCCGGGATCAATTATCCGAAAGGATGGTTTCCGAGAAATGGTCCTGAAGGGTAAAGTGACGGGCGCCTTCGCCTCAGATGTGCTTGCTGAGATCCAACCCCGCCTGGCTGCGCTGACTGCCGCCTCAGACTGGCCGGCCGGCTACACGATTGGCTATGGCGGTGAACAGGCAGAGAGCGCTGAATCACAAGGCGGCATCGCTTCCGCCATGCCCATATCGATGGCGATCCTTTCGCTGATTTTAATCGCGCAGTTCAACAGTGTCCGGCGATTCGCCATCATCATGTGCACCATCCCACCCATGCTAATTGGAGTCACACCCGGCCTGCTCATCACTGGATCATCATTCGGCTTTATGACCCTACTGGGCCTCATTGCCCTACTCGGCATCATCGTGAACAATGCCATTCTCCTCATCGATGAGATCAATCTCCAACTGGAGGAAAAAGACACCCTGGTCGAAGCCATTGTCACCGCATGCCGATCGCGACTCCGCCCTATTATTTTGACTACCTGCACGACGATCGTGGGACTCATACCACTGGCCCTAGGCGGCGGTGGCATGTGGAGCTCGATGGCTTATGCTATGATGTTCGGCCTCGGATTTGCGACTGCCCTGACCCTTTTACTGTGCCCCTGCCTCTTTTACCTCCTCTTCCGTAAACGATACGCGACAGCAGCTTAAAAAGGCTCAAGGACTGAGATGATTGAATACCTCGCCAGATTCCTGAACATCGTATTCTGGTCGCTATACGTCTTGGGGCCGCTCCTCATCACCCTCGCGCTGATGATCGTATCTTTGGGACTGCTGGTGGGACGCATTGAAAAATGGAGCATATTTGACGCTGCCTACTGGGCCTTCATCACCGGAACTACGGTCGGTTATGGCGATATACGCCCCCTCAAAAAACGCTCGAAGATCATCTCTATCCTGATCGCGCTACTCGGTCTCATCTTCACAGGCTTCCTAGTAGCCATTGCTATCAACACCGCTTCCATGGTCATCGATGAACTGATCACCCTCGAGATAGCCGAGAGATTTAAACAAGATGGCAAACCAGACGCCAGCGAACGTCCTTGAATATCAATCCAGCTGAACAATTAGCGTTCATTCGCAGATCCCGATTCTATAGGGTGTAATTGAAACAGCGGGGAGATTGCCCCAACTGCCTTTGTTGTTGTTGAGCCGCTCTGTCGGCTCGCGGGTTG
The DNA window shown above is from Opitutales bacterium and carries:
- a CDS encoding two pore domain potassium channel family protein yields the protein MIEYLARFLNIVFWSLYVLGPLLITLALMIVSLGLLVGRIEKWSIFDAAYWAFITGTTVGYGDIRPLKKRSKIISILIALLGLIFTGFLVAIAINTASMVIDELITLEIAERFKQDGKPDASERP